One genomic window of Candidatus Nanohalobium constans includes the following:
- a CDS encoding type II secretion system F family protein → MNEEEKEDLQDIIDDINRDVQNSSVQPENSREKYSKSYQKYKEEEKESKETSRYERFCYKSASILNLKADQGTREKLNPAIKLVGWEITPGMVLSASVITGGIAFFGWMMLFILNSAFGLFPNSLLFISLIGVIGSGVYMYYKPIFEAKNKVIRSSGEMILSILYMVIYMRSSPNLEGAVRFAALNLEGPISEDLKSVLWDVEVGKFNRVEESLENYTKAWKDYNEDYLESLQLLKAAVNEPNNDRREDLLQDSIDRILDGTQEKMKHYAQGLKTPVMILNALGALLPVLAMIMLPLISVFMGSAISPFQLFLAFNVVLPGTLYWFMQKILSSRPPTVNSKPKSEEAMPERGKYSLNIMSKTVKVPSRIIGGGIFLLISSFGFLGYLAFPHFYPVQELEQLAVPALFGTSNGLSPFPMLLRSLSITAGLGFGIGATKILGNIERKKAEKEIEKIEKQLPSALFELGNEISGGTPIELALKDAADSTSQLEISKMFSKASDNIQTMGMTFEQAIFDDRNGALKEFPSQMLDTVMRAVLSSSEKGTKIASMAMLTVSKYLKNVHKTQERLNDLMEESTTTIQMLAYMLAPVVSGVAVGMSQTIISAMFNLGQQFADTRQSLPSQGSGAGFGGILGNLQTAIPPEVLQFVVGIYLIQLLFILGTFYTKIKHGENKTYKNMFIGKILISGFILYSITMIIVALLFGGIISNATA, encoded by the coding sequence ATGAATGAAGAGGAGAAAGAAGACTTACAGGATATTATAGACGATATCAACAGAGATGTTCAGAACTCCTCTGTACAACCTGAGAACAGCAGGGAAAAATATTCCAAGAGCTATCAAAAATACAAGGAAGAGGAAAAAGAATCTAAAGAAACAAGCAGGTACGAAAGATTTTGCTACAAGTCAGCTTCCATCCTCAATCTTAAAGCAGATCAGGGAACGAGAGAAAAATTAAACCCTGCAATCAAACTGGTTGGCTGGGAGATCACACCCGGAATGGTGCTTTCAGCATCCGTTATCACCGGAGGAATAGCTTTCTTCGGATGGATGATGCTGTTTATCCTGAACTCAGCTTTCGGACTGTTCCCTAACTCACTTCTCTTCATCAGCCTGATCGGAGTGATAGGCTCAGGAGTCTACATGTACTACAAACCCATCTTCGAGGCTAAGAACAAGGTAATCAGAAGCTCAGGTGAGATGATACTCTCCATACTCTACATGGTCATCTACATGCGTTCCTCACCAAACCTTGAGGGCGCAGTCCGTTTCGCAGCCCTAAACCTCGAAGGACCAATATCAGAGGACTTAAAAAGCGTTCTCTGGGATGTAGAAGTCGGCAAATTCAACCGCGTAGAAGAATCACTAGAAAACTATACCAAAGCATGGAAAGACTACAACGAAGACTACCTAGAATCCCTACAACTACTGAAAGCTGCTGTCAACGAACCAAACAACGATAGAAGAGAAGACCTACTTCAAGACTCGATCGACAGGATTTTAGACGGGACACAGGAAAAGATGAAGCACTACGCCCAAGGACTGAAGACACCAGTCATGATATTGAATGCTCTAGGCGCCTTACTCCCTGTACTAGCGATGATCATGCTGCCTCTTATCTCTGTTTTCATGGGTAGCGCAATCTCTCCCTTCCAACTCTTCCTTGCATTCAACGTCGTGCTGCCAGGAACTCTCTACTGGTTTATGCAGAAAATACTAAGCAGCAGACCGCCCACAGTCAACTCAAAGCCCAAGTCCGAGGAAGCAATGCCAGAAAGAGGAAAATACTCTCTCAATATCATGTCAAAAACAGTTAAAGTACCTTCCCGAATCATCGGCGGAGGAATATTCCTTCTAATCAGTTCATTTGGATTCCTAGGCTACCTAGCCTTCCCACACTTCTACCCTGTCCAAGAACTAGAGCAGTTAGCAGTGCCAGCCCTGTTCGGAACCTCAAACGGTTTAAGCCCATTCCCTATGCTGTTAAGAAGCCTTTCAATAACTGCAGGACTCGGCTTCGGCATAGGCGCAACAAAAATACTTGGAAATATAGAAAGAAAGAAAGCTGAGAAGGAAATAGAAAAAATCGAGAAACAGCTCCCTTCCGCACTGTTCGAGCTAGGAAACGAGATATCAGGCGGCACACCGATAGAACTAGCCTTGAAAGATGCCGCAGACTCGACATCACAGCTAGAGATTTCAAAAATGTTCAGTAAAGCCTCAGACAACATCCAGACGATGGGCATGACCTTTGAACAGGCAATATTCGACGATAGAAACGGCGCACTCAAGGAATTCCCAAGCCAAATGCTTGATACCGTGATGAGAGCAGTACTGTCCTCATCTGAGAAAGGCACAAAGATAGCGTCGATGGCGATGCTCACAGTCTCAAAATACTTAAAAAACGTGCACAAGACACAGGAGAGACTAAACGACCTGATGGAAGAATCTACAACTACTATCCAGATGCTTGCGTACATGCTCGCCCCTGTCGTCTCAGGAGTCGCAGTCGGAATGAGCCAAACCATCATCTCCGCGATGTTCAACCTCGGACAGCAGTTTGCGGATACACGCCAAAGCCTGCCATCACAAGGTTCAGGAGCAGGATTCGGAGGAATACTTGGAAACCTGCAGACAGCAATCCCTCCAGAAGTACTTCAGTTCGTGGTCGGAATCTATCTCATCCAACTGTTATTTATTCTAGGAACATTTTACACTAAGATAAAGCACGGAGAAAACAAGACGTACAAAAACATGTTCATCGGCAAAATCCTCATATCAGGCTTCATACTGTACAGCATAACAATGATCATCGTAGCACTACTATTCGGAGGAATAATATCAAATGCAACAGCATAA
- a CDS encoding translation initiation factor IF-1A (eIF-1A; enables maximal rate of protein biosynthesis. Enhances ribosome dissociation into subunits and stabilizes the binding of the initiator Met-tRNA(I) to 40 S ribosomal subunits in eukaryotes) encodes MADQDDGEQDIGRVKTPRGEQVLGIVLRKEGGGKYRVYCTDGNKRICRIPGSKKRGLWVKRDSVVLIEPWDIQGDEKGDIVESYSQAQTEWLEDRDYLDEISEFL; translated from the coding sequence ATGGCAGATCAAGATGATGGAGAACAAGATATAGGCCGTGTAAAAACACCGCGTGGAGAACAAGTACTAGGAATCGTACTAAGGAAAGAAGGTGGCGGCAAGTATAGAGTATACTGTACAGACGGCAACAAAAGAATCTGCCGAATCCCCGGCTCCAAGAAAAGAGGCCTATGGGTCAAAAGAGACTCAGTCGTACTAATCGAACCATGGGACATACAAGGAGACGAAAAAGGCGACATCGTCGAAAGCTACAGCCAAGCACAGACAGAATGGCTGGAAGACAGAGACTACCTGGACGAAATCAGCGAATTCCTATAG
- the gpmI gene encoding 2,3-bisphosphoglycerate-independent phosphoglycerate mutase, whose protein sequence is MEPVLLVVMDGVGLREETEGNAFKQASTPNLGKLMARNGFAKLDASGPAVGLPEGYTGNSEVGHLHLGAGRKIPQRLTRINQSIENNELKEKEALKNALETAEQENTTVHLAGIISDGGIHGHIDHLKALLEIASNYDVEVKVHCFTDGRDVAPKSAEKFISQIEEWTEEYTGEIATLMGRYYSMDRDHNWERTHKAYQAMAEAEGFHFSDPREAVQKTYDDGDYDYFIQPSVDENYKGMKDDDQLIFYNFRADRERQIVESLLKPGFGQFENPVKPNFVSMFSYRKDFDNPVLFEKQVVENTLGEKIEEAGLSQLRVAESQKKPHVTYFFNGQRELEFEHEDRKFVESDKIKSYDKKPGMHAEEITDTVIEAIENEDYDFILLNYANCDLVGHTGDLEATITAVETVDEQIGRLVDTVEESEFNMLVTADHGNCEDMGSEDSPNTSHSLNLVPLVGVGSVEVEGQSIADVRGLVESFLFD, encoded by the coding sequence ATGGAACCGGTACTCCTAGTAGTCATGGATGGCGTCGGACTAAGAGAAGAAACCGAAGGAAACGCATTCAAACAAGCCAGCACACCCAATCTCGGGAAACTAATGGCTCGCAACGGGTTCGCCAAACTAGACGCATCCGGACCGGCAGTAGGACTTCCCGAAGGATACACAGGTAACTCAGAGGTTGGTCATCTACACCTAGGAGCAGGACGAAAGATACCGCAGAGACTCACAAGAATCAACCAGTCAATAGAAAACAACGAACTCAAAGAAAAAGAAGCGCTGAAAAACGCGCTGGAAACAGCAGAACAAGAAAATACTACAGTTCATTTAGCAGGGATAATATCAGACGGCGGAATTCACGGTCACATAGACCATCTCAAAGCATTGCTGGAAATCGCCTCAAACTACGATGTAGAAGTCAAAGTTCACTGCTTTACAGATGGAAGAGATGTAGCACCCAAATCAGCAGAAAAGTTCATATCTCAGATCGAAGAATGGACAGAAGAATACACAGGTGAAATTGCTACTTTAATGGGACGCTACTACAGCATGGACAGAGACCACAACTGGGAAAGAACACACAAAGCATACCAGGCAATGGCAGAAGCAGAAGGATTCCATTTCTCAGACCCAAGAGAAGCAGTACAGAAAACATACGATGACGGAGACTACGACTACTTTATCCAACCATCTGTCGATGAAAACTACAAAGGAATGAAAGACGACGATCAGTTAATCTTCTACAACTTCAGAGCAGATCGTGAAAGACAGATAGTAGAATCTTTGCTAAAACCTGGTTTTGGACAATTTGAGAATCCTGTAAAACCTAACTTTGTCTCCATGTTCTCATACAGGAAAGACTTCGACAATCCTGTTCTGTTTGAGAAACAGGTAGTGGAAAACACTTTAGGCGAGAAAATCGAGGAAGCAGGTCTTTCACAGCTCCGGGTAGCGGAAAGCCAGAAGAAACCGCATGTAACATACTTCTTCAATGGTCAAAGAGAGCTAGAATTCGAACATGAGGACAGAAAGTTCGTTGAAAGCGACAAGATCAAGTCCTACGATAAAAAACCGGGGATGCATGCTGAGGAAATAACAGATACAGTGATTGAAGCTATTGAAAACGAAGATTATGATTTCATCCTACTGAACTATGCAAACTGTGATCTGGTAGGTCATACAGGTGATTTGGAGGCAACTATAACTGCTGTGGAAACAGTAGATGAACAAATCGGACGGTTAGTAGACACAGTAGAAGAATCTGAATTTAATATGTTGGTTACTGCTGATCACGGGAACTGTGAGGACATGGGTTCAGAGGACTCGCCTAATACTTCACACAGTTTGAATCTGGTTCCGTTGGTGGGAGTAGGTTCTGTTGAGGTTGAGGGTCAGAGTATTGCAGATGTTCGTGGTCTTGTTGAGAGTTTTTTGTTTGACTAG
- a CDS encoding DUF192 domain-containing protein yields MIEIQTEDKTVTAEVADNILKRALGLSFRTKGKMLFKFRRDTSAAIDMMLMRDSLYLYFMNSEKEVIHAENAEPWYKLPRRLLHRPDENYRYLLESFEELDIEEGEELEF; encoded by the coding sequence ATGATCGAAATACAGACAGAGGACAAAACAGTGACTGCTGAAGTAGCAGACAATATCCTGAAAAGAGCTCTAGGTCTTTCATTCCGGACGAAAGGAAAAATGTTGTTCAAGTTTCGTCGAGATACTTCAGCAGCCATAGATATGATGCTGATGCGAGACTCACTTTACCTGTACTTCATGAACTCTGAGAAAGAAGTTATACATGCTGAGAATGCTGAGCCATGGTACAAACTGCCCAGAAGACTTCTTCACCGACCTGATGAAAATTACAGGTATCTTCTGGAGAGCTTTGAAGAGTTGGATATCGAGGAGGGCGAAGAGTTGGAGTTTTAG
- the albA gene encoding DNA-binding protein Alba, with protein MPQEDDNTVYVGSKPAMSYVLAVVTQFDEGHEQVHVKARGKAISRAVDVAEIVKSRFIEEATVEDISIGTDQIETDEGDEINVSSIQVDLSQ; from the coding sequence ATGCCACAGGAAGATGACAATACAGTATATGTCGGTTCTAAACCAGCAATGAGCTATGTACTTGCAGTAGTAACCCAGTTCGACGAAGGACACGAACAAGTACATGTAAAAGCACGGGGAAAAGCAATCAGCCGAGCAGTAGATGTCGCAGAAATAGTAAAAAGCCGGTTCATCGAAGAAGCAACAGTAGAAGACATCAGCATCGGCACAGACCAAATCGAAACAGATGAAGGAGACGAAATCAATGTCTCAAGCATCCAAGTAGACCTAAGCCAATAA
- the msrB gene encoding peptide-methionine (R)-S-oxide reductase MsrB has protein sequence MEDENLKQKLSDLEYKVLREKGTEPPGSGEHLETNGEGVFKCKACGTKLFESEDKFESDKWPSFKDAVQGNIELKEDKRHGLNRVEVLCKNCGSHLGHVFDDGPEPTGKRYCINSVCLDFDQE, from the coding sequence ATGGAAGATGAAAACTTGAAACAGAAACTATCGGATCTGGAGTACAAAGTCCTGAGGGAGAAAGGCACGGAACCTCCTGGAAGCGGTGAACACCTAGAAACAAACGGAGAGGGAGTGTTCAAGTGTAAGGCTTGTGGAACCAAGCTCTTCGAGTCAGAGGACAAGTTTGAATCAGATAAATGGCCTAGCTTCAAAGACGCAGTCCAAGGAAACATAGAACTAAAAGAAGACAAAAGACATGGACTGAACAGGGTTGAAGTACTCTGCAAGAACTGCGGCAGCCACCTAGGACATGTATTCGATGACGGACCGGAACCAACAGGCAAAAGATACTGTATTAACTCGGTCTGCCTAGACTTCGATCAGGAATGA
- a CDS encoding KH domain-containing protein codes for MKKVKIPEKRVGVLIGEGGETKEEFEDLTDTELTITDNLARIEGDVLDEMDGQKIVKAIGRGFNPEKAFSIIEKDYTFNHIDINRFADTENDKERLKGRVIGRDGETRKHIEKMTETYISVFGKTIGFIGHPQNIQVARETVKQLLNGSSHSSAYNYLEKNQDKIKR; via the coding sequence ATGAAGAAAGTTAAAATTCCGGAGAAGAGAGTCGGTGTTCTGATCGGCGAGGGTGGCGAAACAAAGGAAGAGTTCGAAGACCTGACTGATACCGAGTTAACGATAACCGATAATCTTGCTAGGATTGAAGGCGATGTACTGGACGAGATGGATGGCCAAAAAATCGTAAAGGCTATCGGCCGCGGATTCAACCCAGAAAAAGCATTCAGCATCATCGAGAAAGACTATACATTCAATCACATTGACATTAATCGTTTTGCAGACACTGAGAATGATAAAGAGCGTTTAAAGGGTCGTGTGATAGGCCGAGACGGAGAAACACGGAAACACATCGAGAAGATGACTGAAACATATATCTCGGTTTTTGGAAAGACTATTGGTTTTATTGGACACCCACAGAACATTCAGGTTGCTCGTGAGACTGTGAAGCAGCTGTTGAACGGGAGTTCTCATTCGTCTGCGTACAATTATTTGGAGAAAAATCAGGACAAAATTAAAAGATAA
- a CDS encoding elongation factor 1-beta — MGKISCVYKVMPEDSETDLEQIKDQIREILDVEDLGEEEVAFGLKAVKVSCITTDEEGGTDAVEEKLEELENVQSYELEHFNKM; from the coding sequence ATGGGAAAAATTTCTTGTGTTTACAAAGTAATGCCAGAAGACTCTGAAACAGACCTAGAACAAATCAAAGACCAGATCCGAGAAATCCTAGATGTAGAAGACCTAGGAGAAGAAGAAGTCGCATTCGGCCTCAAAGCAGTCAAAGTCTCCTGCATCACAACAGACGAAGAAGGAGGAACAGACGCAGTCGAAGAAAAACTAGAAGAACTGGAAAATGTTCAGAGCTACGAACTAGAACACTTCAACAAAATGTAG
- the fen gene encoding flap endonuclease-1: MGVDLGELVEPEEISFADLNDKVIAVDAMNTMYQFLSIIRQRDGTPLKDSDGNTTSHLSGLFYRSINLLEKNIRPVYVFDGKPPQLKAKEAKERRKKREEAREEWEKLKEEGKISEAYSKATQSSKLTGDMIEEAQKLLDAMGLPYIVAESEGEAQAAYMVQKGSVYAVGSQDWDCLLFGADVMVRNLTSRKTRKTSGGGRKEVSTEKIDLESVLDQLDISHEKLQWLGILVGTDFNPDGIYGIGPKTALELVKQYDSFDDLMEDDKVEWESDNDPDKILDFFQNPPVEDTDFEFESPDKEEIRNVLIEQHDFSEKRVNSGLEKLDTALESRQSGLDSFT, encoded by the coding sequence ATGGGAGTAGACCTGGGAGAACTAGTGGAGCCGGAGGAAATCAGTTTCGCCGACCTAAATGATAAAGTTATCGCGGTTGATGCGATGAATACTATGTACCAGTTTCTGTCGATTATCCGGCAGAGAGACGGCACTCCACTGAAGGATTCCGATGGAAATACTACATCACACCTCTCAGGGCTTTTCTACCGCTCAATAAACTTGCTTGAGAAGAACATCCGCCCTGTATATGTTTTTGACGGTAAGCCCCCACAATTGAAGGCCAAGGAAGCTAAGGAAAGAAGGAAGAAACGGGAAGAGGCCCGTGAAGAATGGGAAAAATTGAAGGAGGAAGGAAAGATTTCTGAAGCTTACTCCAAGGCCACTCAGTCTTCCAAATTGACTGGTGATATGATTGAAGAGGCGCAGAAACTTTTGGATGCAATGGGTTTGCCGTATATCGTGGCTGAGAGTGAGGGTGAGGCTCAGGCTGCTTACATGGTGCAGAAGGGTAGTGTATATGCTGTTGGTAGTCAGGACTGGGACTGTCTTTTGTTTGGTGCTGATGTGATGGTGCGGAATCTCACTTCCCGGAAGACCCGGAAGACTTCTGGTGGAGGCAGGAAAGAGGTCTCAACGGAGAAGATTGATCTAGAATCAGTCTTGGATCAGCTGGATATTTCTCATGAAAAACTTCAGTGGCTTGGCATCTTAGTCGGAACGGATTTCAATCCTGATGGAATTTACGGTATAGGTCCTAAGACTGCCCTAGAATTGGTCAAACAATATGACAGCTTTGATGACTTGATGGAGGATGACAAGGTTGAGTGGGAATCGGATAATGATCCTGATAAAATCCTCGATTTTTTCCAGAATCCTCCTGTAGAAGACACAGATTTTGAGTTTGAAAGCCCTGATAAAGAAGAGATCCGGAATGTGTTGATCGAACAACATGATTTCTCAGAGAAAAGAGTGAATTCGGGCTTGGAGAAACTGGATACGGCTTTGGAGAGTCGGCAGTCTGGTCTTGACAGCTTCACATAG
- a CDS encoding 60S ribosomal export protein NMD3 has translation MNLSKFCPRCGKETDKLYGDKKQLCAECFPEKNNLLEIPDEVDIKVCSVCGRMKYHGEWVEEYTMQEQIGLTFSDFAEDDVEMELQFWEEEEQFFVRVHAFKGEIESFQDTKLEFEEVQCGDCARFNGGFFKAKIQLRGEDLKPVSEAIVDKAAEITNENRKDFLSNVEKTDGGYDYYLSTEGMNKKILGMLRDRFEPDIQRSYELVGEENGEEVYRNVVSVRIE, from the coding sequence ATGAACTTGTCAAAATTCTGCCCACGCTGTGGCAAAGAAACCGATAAACTGTACGGAGATAAAAAGCAGCTCTGCGCCGAGTGTTTCCCCGAAAAGAACAATCTACTTGAGATCCCAGACGAAGTAGATATCAAAGTATGCAGCGTCTGCGGAAGGATGAAATACCACGGCGAATGGGTCGAAGAGTACACCATGCAGGAACAGATCGGCTTGACCTTCTCTGATTTCGCCGAGGACGATGTAGAGATGGAGCTGCAGTTCTGGGAGGAAGAGGAACAGTTCTTCGTCAGAGTTCACGCATTCAAAGGCGAGATTGAAAGCTTCCAAGATACCAAGCTGGAGTTTGAGGAAGTTCAATGCGGTGACTGTGCCCGATTCAACGGAGGCTTCTTCAAAGCCAAGATACAGTTGAGAGGAGAGGACTTGAAACCTGTTTCAGAGGCAATAGTTGACAAAGCAGCTGAGATAACCAATGAGAACAGGAAAGACTTTTTATCGAATGTAGAAAAAACAGACGGCGGCTATGACTATTACCTATCTACAGAAGGCATGAACAAGAAGATTCTTGGAATGTTGCGCGATAGGTTCGAACCAGACATCCAGAGAAGCTATGAACTGGTCGGAGAGGAAAATGGGGAAGAAGTATACAGGAATGTGGTTTCTGTAAGAATAGAGTAG
- a CDS encoding serine protein kinase RIO has translation MKDSNRDFQERWKEESRRMFDSSEAKKSFENVFDHDTSMALLKLKDRDVIQKMYGTIEAGKESVVFLADSPKGERLIVKIYMNQAGGFRDMYQYLRGDKRFRGVKKDRKSVIKEWCKKEFKNLKKASKVLECPNPIAFNENILVMSFIGEDFSPYPKLKDVEIDNPEAGFKRVLDDIRRLWQEEKLVHGDLSEYNILLDSEGELYFIDFAQGLHTSHPEAENFLRRDIENVANFFRKQGGDIDVEKSFESVLEG, from the coding sequence ATGAAAGATTCAAACCGAGACTTCCAAGAAAGATGGAAGGAAGAGAGCCGTCGAATGTTCGACAGTTCTGAGGCTAAGAAAAGTTTCGAGAATGTCTTCGATCACGATACCTCCATGGCCTTGCTGAAGTTGAAGGATAGAGATGTTATCCAGAAGATGTACGGCACGATTGAAGCAGGGAAAGAATCTGTAGTTTTCTTGGCAGATAGCCCAAAAGGCGAAAGATTGATCGTTAAGATCTACATGAACCAAGCCGGCGGATTCCGTGACATGTACCAGTATCTAAGAGGAGATAAGCGGTTTAGAGGAGTCAAGAAAGACCGCAAATCAGTCATTAAAGAATGGTGTAAGAAGGAGTTTAAGAACCTGAAGAAGGCTTCAAAGGTGTTAGAGTGTCCCAATCCGATAGCTTTTAATGAGAACATTCTTGTCATGAGCTTTATTGGTGAAGACTTTTCCCCTTATCCTAAGTTGAAGGATGTGGAGATAGATAACCCAGAAGCCGGCTTCAAGCGAGTATTAGATGATATTCGTAGGCTATGGCAGGAGGAAAAGCTGGTTCACGGCGATCTATCCGAGTACAATATTTTACTTGATTCTGAGGGCGAGCTATATTTCATCGATTTTGCTCAGGGTCTTCATACATCTCATCCTGAGGCAGAGAATTTTTTGAGGCGTGATATCGAGAATGTAGCTAATTTTTTCCGGAAACAGGGCGGAGATATCGATGTCGAGAAGTCTTTTGAAAGTGTTTTAGAGGGTTGA